DNA from Chaetodon trifascialis isolate fChaTrf1 chromosome 14, fChaTrf1.hap1, whole genome shotgun sequence:
agttagctaacgttagccagtATGTGACGATAGTTTACGTTTCTTCACCTTTTTTGGAGTTTGCCAACCTCCTTTTCAAAATATCCGACCAGTGAGTCTGTTGTTCTTTAGCCATACCCGCTCCGAAGTGAATCCAGTATAACCTTTATCtgtcaaaagtcaaaaataatCTGTAAAAACCGACTGGTATACAAAAGTGGCGAAGCTATCCCAAAATGGGACAGCGTCAAGTTGGTGAATGAAGAATATTGTTTCCGGTTTGAATGTTTcgaattcaaaataaaagcgtaATTTCTGTTCAAGCAAACCCTTCACAGGCAAAAATAATGAAGTAGCAAAGCAAATTTCTTACAGTTGTCAAATTATTCAAATTCTCATTGCAAAGTCATCAATGCAATCATTACATGCAGTTTCATAGTCTATTTATAACCCaaataagctaagctaacacacAGTATATAAAGCACGTAAAGTGCATTAAAGAAGATGCTTCTCTGGAAATGTAGAAAACCATTATGAAACGGACATTTCTTTTCCGAAACATTCCTTAAATATTGGTATTTCTTCGTTTTCAAATGATAAAACTTGCGCCTTCCTGACCAAATTGTTCATTCCGGCCTTCCTCTGGTTATCTTTAAAAACTTGACGCAGCTCACAAACGTAGCTGTCGAGCGTTGATGACGTAAAGATGTGCGACTCGCGACATGCCAGAGTTGTGCTTATTAATGAAGTTGTGTGGAGCGGAAGAGGCTGTGTTGGTTGATTAAATGTGGATATCGCGGTCAAGTGAGTCGTTTTTAAAGGTTTATACTGGTCTGCAGAGCCACGAGAGAGTGGAAGTCATCTTTAAGCAACTACTGGCATTTTGAAACAGGCATGTTATCTGGCTGGTCTCATTGTGAGTTCATTGATTCGTGTAACTAACAGCATGTCTTAGTTTTGTGGACAGATGTTTTGGAAAAGaatttttccactgtttgtAATATAAGGATTATAGCTCATTTATTACTGAAGTGAATGTGAAGCTGAGTAATAAAGCATCTACATTAAGTTCTCACAAGCCCAGAGGTTAAACATCCTAACATGGGCTCCACCTTGATATTAAATGTCAGAACATGCCAGAAAGCCTTGAAGCCTTTCGTTCACCAAGGAAGCTCAGctgtacacacactgaagaCTTCTCTGTGTGAACCATCATGGCAGCCTCTCTCAGCACGctttctgtgcagcagagacTCTAACTCCAGCCCAggtggcaggcaggcagacagaaagatcAGCGGACAGGAAGGAGTAAGAAACCCCACCATCAGACGTAGGGAGGAGGAATTGGGGGGCGATGCTGTGATGGGAAGAGGTAAGACCTCCACTCTTCGGCAGAGGCCTTCCTTCCCCAaatctgtgtttgctgctgggACGGCAAAGAGGACGGCAGCAGAGATGCTGAGGAGGAAAGCAGCCTCTCAGGATAAGGAGCAGGATGCGGAGGAGCCCGAAGGGAGGGCAACTCGAGGTGCAGGTGGGACATGCTGGAATCTAGTGGGCATCTTTTTTCTCTTAGTCAGACCTTTATGGTGCAAATTACAACATTACATAAAACAAATTGTTGGCAGGAACAAGGCAGTTAAAgtaaacatgcacaaataatTACATATTTTCGACGGACACTTGATGACCTGAAGTTTTGTTAAATGTTTCTTCTGTGAAAGGGTTTGAGAGTCATTGTCTCCGTCACTGAGGCCTGAATGTTTCACAGGGAAGGTGCAGCCTCCTGACCGGCCGCTCTCTCCTGCCGAGTGGAGGAAGCTGAAGGAGTCTCTGGGAAATCCACAACGCTTTGACTCCCAGATGATGTTGGCGCTGTTCAACTCTGGGGGAGATCTGGATATCGCTAAGTGAGAGGAAGACGAGTGTGTCTGTGATTTTGAAAACGTTTTGTCGAAGCCGGATTGGCGTTACAGCAAACAGAAAGTTTGACGTTATGTCTGTTAACCTTTCTGCCACAGGTCCCTGATGACTTTTGTCGCCATGGAAACAGGGACGCTGTCTTATGAGCTGTTACTGCGGTACCTGACGCTGTGTGTGAGCGGCGGCCACGACACTGAGGTGTTTGATGTCTATGACATTATGAAGGGAAGTTTCCCTTCTCTGGACACAGGAGCCTCCAGCCTCTTCATCAAGTCCTTCAGCCGGACGGCGAGGTGGAGGGAGACTCTCAACATCCTGCACGAGGTTAAGAAGGTGAATGGCGTTTTGATGGCGACTTAGAAGATGTATGTAAGTCATTTTGGAGCTGGAGGACACGACATCCCCGCTCTATCATCACCTGGTTTTACTGTCATCCTAACAGGTCTTTAATCCGTCACCACGCAACTATGGGGATGTCATCGCAGGAGCAATGTTGCACGGCGACAAGACCACTGCCTGGGCTCTTTATGATGAGGTACTTGGACAAAGACTGAGTCCACGCCAGGAGACCTGGGAGGCTCTGTTTAAGGGAGTGAGGAAGACTGAGGAGGACAAAGGGAAGGAAGCAGAGGGCATGTCTGAGTCGGAGCACCgggagaagctgctggagattCTGCTCTACATGAGGAACAACCAGATCTACCCCCAAGTCAGCCTCGCCAGCAGCATTAAGACCTGGTTTGAGAGGTACACGAGAGCGATAAAGATACAGAAGGCCAAGAGGGAAACTGAGGCTGGATGTGCATTATACCATTGCTTAAAGTATGAGCATCAGTTCTTTCACCTGTGGCCAAAGTCTTTCATTCAGTTGAGTAACTAAAGGGTTAAAAAGTGCTGCCTTTAAAACCATGTTGTGATCAATAAGCTGTAAATTGAGTTGTGTTTCGATACAACTTAAACAAGATAAAATTGCAAACCAACATTCATACCCAAAgtctttttccctcctctgtgtgaACTTACTCTCAGTCCCTTCTTTTTTTATCCACTTTGCCTCATCGCTCTTCGCTCTCATCGCTCGACTCGCTCTCTGTCTTCAGTCTGCCGGGGCAGAAATGGACGGGACATTGGACCAGCACCACCTCAAAGTAATTACACCACCTCCTACCTCAACATGAATCTTCGTGACAGttcatgtgttttcatccaTATTTGTTCGAGGacaaaactgtgtgttttgtaagtgtgtatgtgtcatttatgtgagtgtgtgtgtgtgtgtgtgtgtgtgtgtgtgtgtgtgtgtgtgtgtgtgtgtgtgtgtgtgtgtgtgtgtgtgtgtgtgtgtgtttaggggTGTGTGTAGGTGTTGTGGCTCTGAGTTAGAGTCCATTCAGCTGACTGCTGAGGAGTACCAACAGCTGAAAGGCAAAGTGATGACTGATGTCATTCagggaaaagatgttttcaacAAGACGACACCAGaggtacacacgcacacacacacacacacacacacgcacacacacacacacacacacacacacacacacacacacacacacacacacgaagcagCTGTCTTAAATACATCTCTATGAGGACTCGCACACATAATATCAACTTTTCTCTTTAATTTAATCTCACTGTATGCAGTTATGAT
Protein-coding regions in this window:
- the prorp gene encoding mitochondrial ribonuclease P catalytic subunit isoform X1, producing the protein MGSTLILNVRTCQKALKPFVHQGSSAVHTLKTSLCEPSWQPLSARFLCSRDSNSSPGGRQADRKISGQEGVRNPTIRRREEELGGDAVMGRGKTSTLRQRPSFPKSVFAAGTAKRTAAEMLRRKAASQDKEQDAEEPEGRATRGAGKVQPPDRPLSPAEWRKLKESLGNPQRFDSQMMLALFNSGGDLDIAKSLMTFVAMETGTLSYELLLRYLTLCVSGGHDTEVFDVYDIMKGSFPSLDTGASSLFIKSFSRTARWRETLNILHEVKKVFNPSPRNYGDVIAGAMLHGDKTTAWALYDEVLGQRLSPRQETWEALFKGVRKTEEDKGKEAEGMSESEHREKLLEILLYMRNNQIYPQVSLASSIKTWFESLPGQKWTGHWTSTTSKGVCRCCGSELESIQLTAEEYQQLKGKVMTDVIQGKDVFNKTTPEELGRFRAFMKRKPAFDVVIDGLNVAGISKDRSKLSETLLAVVSELERRGLTILVLGRKHMLRPSKSWNRLNMNLIQQKAYCFFTENISEDDPFLLYAALHSGNHCQFVSRDLMRDHKACLSDEATRQLFFKWQRGHQLVVDGYVAASGSVRFLSIPSYDTIVQTSADSWHLPYDDTEDRSTHEVPQRWLCLTKKHEHTHS
- the prorp gene encoding mitochondrial ribonuclease P catalytic subunit isoform X2; this translates as MLSGWSHWKVQPPDRPLSPAEWRKLKESLGNPQRFDSQMMLALFNSGGDLDIAKSLMTFVAMETGTLSYELLLRYLTLCVSGGHDTEVFDVYDIMKGSFPSLDTGASSLFIKSFSRTARWRETLNILHEVKKVFNPSPRNYGDVIAGAMLHGDKTTAWALYDEVLGQRLSPRQETWEALFKGVRKTEEDKGKEAEGMSESEHREKLLEILLYMRNNQIYPQVSLASSIKTWFESLPGQKWTGHWTSTTSKGVCRCCGSELESIQLTAEEYQQLKGKVMTDVIQGKDVFNKTTPEELGRFRAFMKRKPAFDVVIDGLNVAGISKDRSKLSETLLAVVSELERRGLTILVLGRKHMLRPSKSWNRLNMNLIQQKAYCFFTENISEDDPFLLYAALHSGNHCQFVSRDLMRDHKACLSDEATRQLFFKWQRGHQLVVDGYVAASGSVRFLSIPSYDTIVQTSADSWHLPYDDTEDRSTHEVPQRWLCLTKKHEHTHS